The stretch of DNA CCAGGTCCGCGCGCCGATCTTCACCCGCACCGTGCTGTCCGCCTTGTAGGTATAGCCGGCGACGATGCTGACCTCGCCGACGCGGTTGGAGGCCGGGCGGTGGGTCACCAGGGCGAAGACGTCGCCGCGGCTGGTGTAGTCGCCCTCCGCCTTCTTGGGCGAGCTCGCCATGTAGCAGACGGTTTCGCCGTCCTGCTTGTAGCGGAAGGCGCTCCAGTCCCGGTGGTCGGAGAGGCGCTCGATGGCCTGGGCCGCCGCCGGCCC from Pseudomonadota bacterium encodes:
- a CDS encoding invasion associated locus B family protein, with product MSKRPLIAALAATLAWLLLAGPAAAQAIERLSDHRDWSAFRYKQDGETVCYMASSPKKAEGDYTSRGDVFALVTHRPASNRVGEVSIVAGYTYKADSTVRVKIGARTWDLFTEGGNAWALTTEEDKAIVKAMRAGSSMVVKGTSSRGTLTTDTYSLLGFTKAHSAITKACGL